From one Humulus lupulus chromosome 8, drHumLupu1.1, whole genome shotgun sequence genomic stretch:
- the LOC133796387 gene encoding stress response protein NST1, whose amino-acid sequence MLLRSSSAPVLNSWLPHSKDSSSPEPEPLLHLQRTKSVSLTCSFLPSSSSSSPSPTHESSNRSFPPISISKSQNPPKPNKRSPISKIKAKKSQEEQKGSGKIDSGSSSTIQRLLSCSGLGGKVTSEERCSMENEERVLQTLVMGDGVGSNGGRIGGGAGDGRGSGGGDGDDSGGGSGFFEGNNNRGSNSTDTYYQKMIEANPGNGLLLGNYAKFLKEVRGDFAKAEEYCGRAILANPGDAEMLSLYADLIWTSHKDVKRAENYFDQAVKSSPDDCYVLASYARFLWDAEDEEEEDENEEKEHVVDHGHPSPTTYFHGAPITTRT is encoded by the exons atgcttcTTAGGAGCTCATCAGCACCAGTCTTGAACTCTTGGCTACCTCACTCGAAAGACTCATCATCACCAGAACCAGAGCCACTACTCCATCTTCAAAGAACCAAATCAGTCTCCTTAACCTGTTcttttcttccttcttcttcttcttcttcaccttCACCCACTCATGAGTCATCAAACAGATCATTCCCTCCCATCTCCATATCAAAATCACAAAATCCACCAAAACCCAACAAGAGGAGCCCCATATCGAAAATCAAAGCTAAAAAATCCCAGGAAGAGCAAAAGGGGAGCGGCAAAATCGATTCAGGATCGTCATCCACGATCCAGAGATTGTTGTCCTGCTCTGGTTTGGGAGGTAAAGTCACGAGTGAAGAAAGGTGCTCTATGGAGAACGAAGAGAGGGTTTTGCAGACGCTTGTGATGGGTGACGGAGTTGGCAGCAACGGTGGCCGGATTGGGGGTGGAGCCGGCGATGGGAGAGGATCTGGCGGTGGAGATGGTGATGACAGTGGTGGTGGGTCGGGCTTCTTTGAAGGTAATAACAATCGTGGGAGTAATAGCACTGATACTTATTACCAGAAGATGATTGAGGCCAATCCTGGAAATGGGCTCTTACTTGGAAACTATGCCAAGTTTTTGAAAGAG GTTCGGGGAGATTTTGCTAAAGCAGAAGAGTACTGTGGCAGAGCAATCTTGGCTAATCCTGGTGATGCAGAGATGCTATCCCTTTATGCCGATCTAATTTGGACTAGCCACAAAGATGTTAAGCGAGCTGAGAATTATTTTGATCAAGCTGTGAAATCTTCTCCGGATGATTG TTATGTTTTAGCTTCGTATGCTCGGTTCCTTTGGGATGCTGAAGACGAAGAAGAAGAGGATGAAAATGAAGAGAAGGAACATGTGGTTGATCATGGCCATCCATCTCCAACCACTTACTTCCATGGAGCCCCAATAACTACACGAACATGA
- the LOC133796386 gene encoding G-type lectin S-receptor-like serine/threonine-protein kinase SD2-5: MDWNDNHGLFLLSNNSMFGLGFFPVSDAKSFLLAIIHKDSYKTVWNANRDQPISNFDKFDFDINGNLFLTSGHGVVWSTSTPGKGAIAMELRDSGNLVLLGDDGEIIWQSFSHPASTLLPGQQFLPGMILNSSPNHSNLSHFLEIKSGNLVLYAGFPTPQIYWSIGGETRKTNSSVSGVVHSATLVSNSWNFYDPNGNLLWKFVFTSQSDKTAFWVAVLSSDGMISFKNLQKGGTTTFAAIKIPEGWCSVPEPCDPYYVCHNDNWCECPSLLSSQFNCKLQNLPNCNRSNDPVELIHVGDNVDYFAVEFVKPSLKTDLNSCKQACLDDCSCLVLFHESSSGNCFLFDQIGSFQYAGENSRGYVSYIKLSSNGVENEEEKNHMLIVVVILVSTILVIFSMVYTGFLYLRRKKRQLDCAQEASDDDDFFYNLSGMPVRFTYSDLCLATENFSRKVGQGGFGSVYLGVLPDGTQLAVKKLEVVDHWKKEFKAEVSIIGSIHHVHLVKVKGFCTEGPHRLLVYEYMAKGSLDKWIFNNNQLLDWNTRFNIALGTAKGLAYLHEECEVKIMHCDIKPENVLLDDNFVAKVSDFGLAKLMNREQSLVITTMRGTRGYLAPEWLTNYAITEKSDVYSYGMVLLEIISGRKNHDSEENSEKSHFPSYAFKMFEEEKLEEIIDSRLEVDENDQRVTRAIKVALWCIQDEMHTRPTMTKVVQMLEGLCEVPPPPSSKALILVHHD; this comes from the coding sequence ATGGATTGGAACGACAACCATGGCCTATTCCTGCTATCTAACAACTCTATGTTTGGTTTGGGATTCTTTCCTGTCTCTGATGCCAAATCGTTCTTACTGGCAATCATTCACAAGGACAGTTATAAGACGGTTTGGAATGCTAATAGAGATCAACCCATATCAAACTTTGATAAGTTTGACTTTGACATAAACGGCAACCTCTTTTTGACAAGTGGGCATGGTGTCGTTTGGTCTACAAGCACACCAGGAAAAGGAGCCATAGCCATGGAATTGAGGGACTCGGGGAACTTGGTGTTGCTTGGAGACGATGGAGAGATCATTTGGCAGAGTTTTAGTCACCCCGCAAGTACACTTTTACCTGGTCAGCAATTCTTGCCGGGAATGATTCTGAATAGCTCTCCTAATCACAGCAACTTGTCTCACTTTCTCGAAATCAAGTCAGGGAATTTGGTTCTCTATGCAGGGTTTCCCACCCCACAAATTTATTGGTCTATAGGAGGTGAAACCAGGAAAACAAATAGCAGTGTCAGTGGGGTGGTTCATTCTGCCACTCTAGTCTCCAATTCATGGAACTTCTATGATCCAAATGGAAACTTACTTTGGAAATTTGTCTTCACAAGCCAATCAGACAAAACTGCCTTCTGGGTTGCTGTTTTAAGCTCTGATGGAATGATTTCATTCAAAAATCTTCAAAAGGGAGGCACTACAACTTTTGCGGCTATCAAGATACCAGAGGGTTGGTGCAGTGTTCCAGAGCCTTGTGATCCCTACTATGTGTGCCATAATGACAACTGGTGTGAGTGTCCTTCTCTTCTCAGCTCTCAGTTTAATTGTAAACTTCAGAACCTCCCAAACTGTAATCGTTCCAATGATCCGGTGGAGCTTATACACGTGGGAGATAATGTTGACTATTTTGCTGTTGAGTTTGTCAAACCCTCTTTAAAGACTGATCTCAATTCTTGTAAACAAGCATGTCTCGATGATTGTTCTTGCCTTGTCTTGTTTCACGAAAGCAGTTCCGGAAACTGTTTTCTCTTTGACCAGATTGGAAGTTTCCAATATGCCGGTGAGAATAGTCGTGGCTATGTTTCCTATATTAAGCTCTCAAGTAACGGAGTAGAAAACGAGGAAGAAAAGAACCACATGCTAATAGTTGTGGTCATTTTAGTTTCGACTATTTTGGTTATTTTTTCTATGGTTTATACTGGATTCTTGTACCTCAGGAGAAAGAAGAGACAACTTGATTGTGCTCAAGAGGCCTCAGATGATGATGATTTCTTTTACAATCTTTCTGGTATGCCTGTTCGTTTTACTTATTCTGATCTTTGTTTGGCTACTGAAAATTTCTCTAGAAAAGTTGGCCAAGGAGGGTTTGGTTCAGTCTACTTAGGTGTTCTTCCGGATGGGACACAGTTGGCTGTGAAGAAACTTGAAGTGGTTGATCACTGGAAGAAAGAGTTTAAAGCTGAAGTTAGCATTATTGGGAGTATCCACCATGTCCATTTAGTCAAGGTCAAAGGCTTCTGCACCGAAGGCCCTCACAGGCTTCTTGTTTACGAGTACATGGCTAAAGGGTCTCTAGATAAATGGATTTTCAACAACAATCAACTATTGGATTGGAATACAAGATTCAACATTGCATTGGGCACAGCAAAGGGTCTTGCCTATCTTCATGAAGAGTGCGAAGTGAAGATTATGCACTGTGATATAAAACCTGAAAATGTTCTGCTTGATGATAATTTTGTGGCCAAAGTTTCAGACTTTGGTTTGGCAAAGCTAATGAACCGAGAACAGAGCCTTGTTATTACGACAATGAGAGGAACAAGAGGGTACCTCGCTCCAGAATGGCTCACCAACTATGCCATAACAGAAAAAAGTGATGTATACAGTTATGGCATGGTCTTACTTGAGATCATTAGTGGGAGAAAGAATCATGATTCAGAGGAGAATTCAGAGAAATCCCATTTCCCTTCTTATGCTTTTAAGATGTTTGAGGAAGAAAAACTTGAAGAAATCATTGATTCAAGGCTAGAAGTGGATGAAAATGATCAAAGAGTGACTCGTGCTATTAAAGTAGCCTTGTGGTGTATTCAGGATGAGATGCATACAAGGCCAACAATGACTAAAGTGGTTCAAATGCTTGAAGGTCTTTGTGAGGTGCCTCCACCACCATCTTCCAAAGCGCTGATACTAGTTCATCATGACTGA
- the LOC133796388 gene encoding methyl-CpG-binding domain-containing protein 11, whose translation MDNKVDEVVSVELPAPPAWKKLFVPKKAGTPRKTEVIFIAPSGEEITSRKQLEQYLKSHPGNPAVSEFDWSTGETPRRSARISEKVKVTPPPPENEPPRKRQRSSISKKDKKEGEAAHEENEAQAAEKKDAGADGEKDTTQENQVENGGKVEENNSTKIDDAIIEETKGESDTKDKESQGEEKDQKQEIAEPAVDEQSSDKAVATENGKEKLHEAEAEKANENVQKETETAVVPAEANGGAEKENPTGVAPPSEGEIKAIDPSVVAPPSIGEIKAVEVEENIEKKDEAVVDHGKVDHVGRVDAPQQHPAPAPVSC comes from the exons ATGGACAACAAAGTGGATGAGGTTGTCTCTGTGGAGCTTCCAGCTCCTCCTGCTTGGAAAAAACTG TTTGTGCCAAAGAAGGCAGGAACACCAAGAAAAACGGAGGTTATTTTCATCGCTCCAAGTGGGGAAGAGATTACGAGCAGAAAACAATTGGAGCAGTACCTGAAATCACATCCTGGGAATCCTGCTGTATCAGAGTTTGACTGGAGTACTGGTGAGACTCCTCGGAGATCAGCAAGAATCAGTGAGAAGGTCAAGGTAACCCCACCTCCACCAGAAAATGAGCCACCCAGAAAACGTCAAAGATCATCAATCTCAAAGAAGGACAAGAAAGAGGGGGAAGCTGCTCATGAAGAAAATGAAGCACAGGCTGCTGAAAAGAAGGATGCTGGAGCTGATGGGGAAAAGGACACTACCCAGGAAAATCAGGTCGAAAATGGTGGTAAAGTGGAAGAAAATAACAGTACTAAGATTGATGATGCTATTATTGAAGAAACTAAAGGTGAGAGTGATACCAAGGATAAGGAAAGTCAAGGTGAGGAGAAAGATCAAAAGCAAGAAATTGCAGAACCAGCTGTAGATGAACAATCATCTGACAAAGCTGTGGCTACTGAGAATGGAAAAGAAAAGTTGCACGAAGCTGAAGCAGAGAAAGCAAATGAGAATGTCCAGAAAGAAACTGAGACTGCTGTTGTACCCGCAGAAGCAAATGGAGGAGCAGAGAAAGAGAATCCTACTGGAGTGGCTCCTCCTTCTGAAGGAGAGATAAAGGCAATTGATCCTAGTGTTGTGGCGCCTCCATCCATAGGAGAGATCAAGGCGGTTGAGGTTGAGGAGAATATTGAGAAGAAGGATGAGGCTGTTGTTGATCATGGAAAAGTTGACCATGTGGGGCGAGTTGATGCCCCACAACAACACCCGGCTCCCGCCCCTGTGAGCTGCTGA